ACCGTCGGAGATACCGTTCTTGTCGGGTGCGGGATCTACTATGAGTACAACGTCCGCATGAAGTCCGGAGTCTGCCTCCGGAGCGAGACGGGAGATCCCGACTGTGCGACCATCGATGCGCAGAGTCTCGGCAGAGTACTGAATTGTCGCAACATCCAAGTAGACGCTCGCATTGAAGGGCTCACGTTGACCGGGGGTTATTGTGAGGGGAACGCGGGTGGCATCTACTGTGTCGAGGTTTGTCGCGTGTCGATCGTGAACTGTATGATCAGAGACAATCGTGCCGGATGGGGTGGGGGCATCGGCATTGGTGGGCACTCCTCTCCGACGATCCGGGACTGCGAGATCTACCGCAACACTGCTTTCTATCCCTATGAGTATGCCGGATCAGGGGGAGGTGTGTACATGGGGAGCACATCGGGCGCAGTGCTTGCTCGTTGCACAGTCTACGGGAATAGTGCCGTGATCGGGGGAGGGGTTGGGTGTGACATGTACGGAGCTCCGTTGATCACGGATTGCGTGATTACCGGCAACACGGCCTCCGCAAGAGGTGGTGGGATCGGATGCGAAATCTACTCGAGCCCGACCTTTGTGAGCTGCACGGTCGCCGGGAACTTTTCAGCCAGGGGAGGGGGGATCGATTTCTACGGGAGCTACGCAACGCTGGAACGCTCGATTGTTTGGGGAAACTGCGCGGGGCTGTTCGGGGATGAGATTCGATTGTGGGGAACGGGGACATCAGTCTCGGTGAGTTGTTCTGCCGTGGATACTTCAGGAATCGTTGGAGATAGTTTGATCTCTTGGGGAGTGGGGAATGTATTCGAGGATCCCCTCTTTTGCGGCCCAGAGAACTGCGAGAGCGCGCCGACGACTTTGGGCGACTACACGCTGTCCAGTACGTCTCCCTGCCTGAATGCTCCCGGCTGTGGTCAGATCGGCGCGCTGGGGCTTGGCTGTTCCGGTCCGACGCGAACCGAGGAGACCTCCTGGGGCACGATCAAGAGGCTCTTTCGATAGGGCGACCCGCGTTCGTGACTGTGCGCCGCCTTCCCCTGCTCTC
This is a stretch of genomic DNA from Candidatus Eisenbacteria bacterium. It encodes these proteins:
- a CDS encoding right-handed parallel beta-helix repeat-containing protein, translated to MVLFALGILVVPATGASARTWYILPDGSGDAPTIQAGIDSATVGDTVLVGCGIYYEYNVRMKSGVCLRSETGDPDCATIDAQSLGRVLNCRNIQVDARIEGLTLTGGYCEGNAGGIYCVEVCRVSIVNCMIRDNRAGWGGGIGIGGHSSPTIRDCEIYRNTAFYPYEYAGSGGGVYMGSTSGAVLARCTVYGNSAVIGGGVGCDMYGAPLITDCVITGNTASARGGGIGCEIYSSPTFVSCTVAGNFSARGGGIDFYGSYATLERSIVWGNCAGLFGDEIRLWGTGTSVSVSCSAVDTSGIVGDSLISWGVGNVFEDPLFCGPENCESAPTTLGDYTLSSTSPCLNAPGCGQIGALGLGCSGPTRTEETSWGTIKRLFR